AAATAGATTCGCCCGTACTTCAAATTCTTCTCTTGTCTTCGGCAACTCCATCTTGCGGATCAAGGCACTTAATTCCTCTAACTCATTTAATGAAATGTCCGTTGTATCTCCCGAATGAACGTTCCGACTTAAATTCTCCAAGAACTCTGCAAACATTTCTTTCTGCTTGATGTCTAGGCTGGATGAAGAGAAAATAGCAACGATTTTCATCATATGTTTTAGGAGTTCCAGTTGATCCTCTCGCATTTCCAGATAATAATAATCTTTATTTTGTTTTCGCAGCAGATGATTTTCTATATCTTGAATGGCAATGCTTTTGGATTGATTAATCAAATCTTCTACCTCAAGTATCTCTTTCCCATCCCAGTTTCGCATACTATCCCTTAAGTTGGCGGAAAATTCAAAGAGAATAATTTTGAACTTTTGTTCAATCTCCTTCTTAAAGATTTCAATATCTCGCTTGAAATTTGGCATGAAACTATTGACGAGAAGAG
This region of Sporosarcina sp. ANT_H38 genomic DNA includes:
- a CDS encoding aromatic acid exporter family protein produces the protein MIGMGYRTIKTAVGAGLAIWIASLLELEFATFAGIIVIMCIEKTKKKTLITMKDKFFASLSSLILGALLFEVLGYYPIVFSLFILLFVPILVRAHIQGGFVTSMVVVLHVYTVKDATWAMFLNELYIIFIGMGIALLVNSFMPNFKRDIEIFKKEIEQKFKIILFEFSANLRDSMRNWDGKEILEVEDLINQSKSIAIQDIENHLLRKQNKDYYYLEMREDQLELLKHMMKIVAIFSSSSLDIKQKEMFAEFLENLSRNVHSGDTTDISLNELEELSALIRKMELPKTREEFEVRANLFYLIFEMKNYLTIKKKLFAKRSR